One segment of Acidianus sp. HS-5 DNA contains the following:
- a CDS encoding TldD/PmbA family protein, with product MFEILDKAKNLGYSAEIFYAKRSEFSINEEKQIYSRFLNEEGYGLRVFKEGKVGFAYSTRLDDNLLDSAIKSWKISEKDEANEIPKPAKIRYLNLYKKFDLHESVKEKIKELEELKEKINVATLNSTAWITEIGILSTEGMNVNEKRSGISASVSANYKDVGYVGPEIYEARSFRTPSADISELKDSIIEKVRITSERTALDFKPKSVVLTPKAVYYLVLPLLSYAISLENYYRHRSPLKEGEVLNENLKIIDNPMTEESVYSRSFDGEGQESLVNEIINVEVRKFLSNYYWSLKTKRENTASATRGYSSIPYIYPSNLEFYVNNEEEDLSEEGKVFVDEVQGVHTSNFDTGEFSIVGSVAWVVKDGKKISLKEIVITSNLKDLLKGIQKSSKRRLMIGNVNTGDLEIQGLSIV from the coding sequence ATGTTTGAGATATTGGATAAGGCTAAAAATTTAGGATATTCCGCAGAAATATTTTATGCAAAAAGGAGTGAATTCTCAATAAATGAGGAAAAACAAATATACTCCAGATTCTTGAATGAAGAAGGTTATGGTCTTAGAGTATTTAAAGAAGGAAAAGTGGGATTTGCTTACTCTACTAGACTAGATGATAATTTGCTAGACTCCGCTATAAAATCTTGGAAAATTTCAGAAAAGGATGAAGCAAACGAAATTCCTAAGCCTGCTAAAATAAGGTACTTGAACCTTTATAAAAAATTTGACTTACACGAGAGCGTGAAGGAGAAAATCAAAGAATTAGAGGAATTGAAGGAGAAAATCAATGTAGCAACATTGAATTCTACTGCATGGATTACTGAAATAGGAATTTTAAGTACTGAAGGGATGAATGTTAATGAGAAGAGGAGCGGTATTAGTGCAAGTGTGAGTGCAAATTATAAGGATGTAGGTTATGTAGGACCGGAAATTTATGAAGCTAGATCCTTTAGAACTCCTTCAGCAGACATAAGTGAACTAAAAGATAGTATAATAGAAAAAGTCAGAATCACGTCTGAAAGAACTGCTTTAGACTTTAAGCCTAAATCCGTAGTTTTGACTCCTAAAGCAGTGTACTATTTAGTATTACCCCTACTGAGTTATGCAATATCTTTGGAGAATTATTATAGACATAGAAGCCCTCTAAAAGAAGGAGAAGTACTTAATGAGAATTTGAAGATAATAGATAATCCTATGACAGAGGAAAGTGTTTATAGCAGGTCCTTTGATGGCGAAGGGCAGGAGTCTTTAGTTAATGAAATAATAAACGTTGAAGTAAGAAAGTTCCTCAGTAACTATTATTGGTCTTTGAAAACAAAAAGAGAAAACACAGCGTCAGCGACAAGAGGTTACTCTTCAATACCTTATATTTATCCTAGTAATTTAGAATTTTACGTGAATAATGAGGAAGAAGATTTATCAGAAGAAGGAAAAGTTTTCGTGGATGAAGTTCAAGGAGTTCATACTAGTAATTTTGATACTGGAGAGTTTAGCATAGTAGGTTCAGTAGCTTGGGTAGTAAAGGACGGTAAAAAGATTTCATTAAAAGAGATAGTTATAACGTCTAATTTGAAGGACTTGCTTAAAGGAATTCAGAAATCCTCTAAGAGGAGATTAATGATAGGTAATGTAAACACTGGAGACCTAGAAATTCAAGGTTTAAGTATAGTCTAA
- a CDS encoding tRNA(Met) cytidine acetyltransferase TmcA codes for MQRNEFYEELKKALWDGKEKYYRNLVYIEKNDYLDDLLTSIKIYLEVNPNPSVIYAFHPWVSKAKDRRDAVKELFSNFEDVDYSSTDEILGNTYDLVILDLVDNFQPNYIGRLVDLARGGGLVILYTNNLTENKMFRNSIIRNGKVLDIYERRFKKKLEEHEGIFIANEKGYEVKPFVGETKREEVKIPQRTLMPKELHEIAISQDQVKVLEEFYFLLRGGKRVISLTAARGRGKSAVTGLGLAGIIKLNLDDGYDTEVTVTAPSLYSASQIMEFAKKGLDALRIKNKEKRSDTGFIREISGNGFQIYYKPPDAVSESESSKGILVIDEAASLGVNFIDIALRKWRKIVLVTTIHGYEGSGKAFIRYLRKIISERKAPVKLLTMQKPLRYAEGDPIEKWLYDTLVLNPEPQRLPEDISIAFYETQDKEELFMDDNKLFPVYGILVSAHYRNNPDDLMIMADGVHHSIKTIYSGDSYLAVVQTSEEGGLSDNLIDLALRGGTFDGDLIPDRLLKHVRLRDFGKLKGWRIIRIAVVPELQDKGLGSNILRMVTEDAKEKGLDWIGSSFMGDYRVLKFWINNGFIPIHVSPVRNEKYGDFPVVVIKPLTEIAKKIIDISSFIFKEKLLNTIHDIYFNMSPQVAQLLLRGNKAYKDVNLSKLYLAKIVAFIQGTSPYEASADGIHLLTLKYFWDSKRDWSLYDEEEWILIGKVLQGKPWGYLSSLLGINRTQMNEFLYTAITTILEKYYNIDAAGNIGYSLSDLGDEFTTR; via the coding sequence ATGCAAAGGAACGAATTTTACGAAGAGCTAAAGAAAGCTTTATGGGACGGAAAAGAGAAGTATTACAGAAACCTAGTTTACATAGAAAAGAACGATTACCTTGATGATCTTTTAACCTCTATTAAGATTTACCTAGAAGTGAATCCTAATCCAAGCGTAATTTACGCATTCCATCCTTGGGTCTCTAAAGCTAAAGATAGGAGAGATGCTGTTAAGGAATTATTTAGCAATTTTGAAGACGTAGATTACTCATCTACAGACGAAATTCTCGGAAATACATATGACCTAGTTATTTTAGATCTAGTGGATAATTTTCAACCAAATTATATAGGAAGATTGGTCGATTTAGCCAGAGGAGGAGGTCTAGTAATTTTATACACTAATAATTTAACTGAAAATAAAATGTTTAGAAATTCTATAATAAGAAATGGAAAAGTTCTCGATATTTACGAGAGAAGATTTAAGAAAAAATTGGAAGAACACGAAGGAATATTTATAGCTAACGAAAAAGGTTATGAAGTAAAGCCTTTTGTAGGCGAAACTAAAAGAGAGGAAGTGAAAATACCTCAAAGGACTTTAATGCCTAAGGAACTCCACGAAATAGCAATAAGCCAAGATCAAGTAAAAGTTCTTGAAGAGTTCTACTTTTTATTGCGAGGCGGGAAAAGAGTAATCTCTTTAACAGCTGCCAGAGGTAGAGGAAAGAGCGCAGTGACAGGCTTAGGTTTAGCCGGGATAATAAAGTTAAATTTAGACGACGGTTACGATACTGAAGTAACCGTAACTGCACCTTCTTTATATTCTGCTTCCCAAATTATGGAGTTCGCTAAAAAAGGACTAGATGCACTAAGGATTAAGAATAAGGAAAAAAGATCTGATACAGGATTTATAAGAGAAATAAGTGGAAACGGATTTCAAATTTATTATAAACCTCCTGATGCAGTATCTGAATCTGAAAGCAGCAAAGGTATTTTAGTTATAGATGAGGCAGCATCATTAGGAGTAAACTTTATTGATATAGCTTTGAGAAAATGGAGGAAAATAGTACTTGTAACGACAATTCACGGATACGAAGGTTCAGGAAAGGCTTTCATAAGGTATTTGAGGAAAATAATCTCAGAAAGGAAGGCTCCAGTTAAATTACTTACAATGCAAAAGCCATTAAGATATGCTGAGGGGGATCCAATAGAAAAGTGGCTTTATGATACGTTGGTCTTAAATCCAGAGCCTCAAAGACTTCCAGAGGATATTTCAATAGCATTTTATGAAACGCAAGATAAGGAAGAGCTATTCATGGATGATAATAAGCTTTTCCCAGTTTACGGGATACTGGTTTCTGCCCATTATAGAAATAACCCTGATGATCTAATGATCATGGCAGACGGAGTTCATCATTCTATAAAGACAATCTATTCGGGAGATTCTTACTTGGCAGTAGTTCAGACTTCTGAAGAAGGTGGATTATCAGATAATTTAATAGATTTAGCGTTAAGAGGAGGAACTTTTGACGGTGATCTAATACCGGATAGGTTATTAAAACACGTAAGATTAAGAGATTTTGGAAAGCTGAAGGGATGGAGAATAATAAGGATTGCAGTAGTTCCTGAACTCCAGGATAAGGGATTGGGTAGCAACATTCTCCGGATGGTAACTGAAGATGCGAAAGAAAAAGGGTTAGATTGGATAGGCTCAAGCTTTATGGGTGATTATAGGGTACTGAAGTTTTGGATAAACAATGGTTTTATTCCTATTCACGTATCGCCTGTAAGGAATGAAAAATATGGGGATTTTCCAGTAGTAGTAATTAAACCATTAACTGAAATTGCTAAGAAAATTATAGACATTTCCTCATTTATTTTTAAGGAAAAATTGCTTAACACTATTCACGACATTTACTTTAATATGTCTCCTCAAGTAGCTCAATTATTATTAAGAGGGAATAAGGCTTATAAAGACGTGAATTTAAGTAAGCTATATTTAGCCAAAATTGTAGCTTTTATTCAAGGTACTAGTCCTTATGAAGCTTCAGCAGATGGAATCCATTTATTAACGCTAAAATACTTCTGGGATTCCAAAAGAGACTGGTCTCTTTATGACGAGGAGGAGTGGATATTAATAGGTAAAGTACTTCAAGGAAAGCCTTGGGGATACTTATCCAGTCTATTAGGAATAAACAGGACACAGATGAACGAGTTTCTATATACTGCTATCACAACAATATTAGAAAAATATTATAATATTGATGCTGCAGGTAATATAGGTTATAGTCTCTCAGATTTAGGTGATGAATTCACAACACGATGA
- a CDS encoding phenylalanine--tRNA ligase beta subunit-related protein, with the protein MNITVSQDCKNLGIFIAHTEILGVTNSKGKLDEEMRKVEEMYSQEDPEKLKLNPVVRAYRDFYWKIGIDPTKVRPAGEALRRRINRNGKLPRINDIVDSGNIASSSTLVPIGIYDMSKIIGEPSIVLSKGGEEFYAIGKDKPEILQKGIPVMVDKEKVMHIYPHRDSKITSVTDSTKDILIVGAGVLGVPQEIVGNAVSMVVELVLNYLGGKQTHQVIFS; encoded by the coding sequence ATGAACATAACGGTAAGCCAAGATTGCAAAAATCTCGGAATATTTATAGCGCATACTGAAATCCTTGGAGTCACTAATAGCAAAGGAAAACTAGATGAAGAAATGAGGAAAGTTGAAGAAATGTACTCTCAAGAAGACCCTGAAAAGTTAAAGTTAAATCCAGTAGTACGGGCTTATAGAGACTTTTATTGGAAAATAGGCATAGATCCAACTAAAGTAAGACCTGCAGGAGAAGCTCTGAGGAGAAGAATTAACAGAAACGGAAAACTTCCAAGGATAAACGATATAGTTGATTCAGGTAATATAGCAAGCTCCTCAACTCTTGTTCCCATAGGGATTTATGATATGTCAAAGATTATAGGCGAACCTTCAATAGTACTAAGCAAGGGCGGAGAGGAGTTTTATGCAATAGGAAAAGATAAACCTGAAATCCTTCAAAAGGGAATTCCAGTAATGGTAGATAAAGAGAAGGTTATGCATATTTATCCCCATAGGGATTCAAAAATTACTAGTGTTACAGACTCTACAAAAGATATATTAATTGTAGGAGCTGGAGTTCTTGGAGTACCGCAGGAGATAGTAGGAAATGCAGTAAGCATGGTAGTAGAATTAGTGCTTAATTACTTGGGAGGAAAACAAACACACCAGGTGATTTTTAGTTGA
- the tldD gene encoding zinc metalloprotease TldD has product MIEVLKKAENLGAIFADVRHYRYDELSLNVTESRKYVITNGVDEGYSLRVLNNGNWGYSNSTKLGEEEVRNAIDSAYGDEKVNITFLPPKKDKVIIRQQKPPSKSLEEIMDDLDKIKGELLKDERVKSVNIRYFQEGVKKDYASTEGREIYQEYVLNGISISAVAREGDVIASSFYSAYTYKGYPLEVFDTNQMIDTLRKRLNNQLKGKTPKAGEFDVVLGPDVVGVFSHEALGHLAEADLAVNGILSQLRGKKIAPDYVSVHDAPKMDYNMAIGITPYDDEGVEGREVKIVENGMVSEFLVDRYYSTFLGERPTGNARAEDFRSPILIRMRNTFMLPGDKKVEELISEIKEGYFIVSPLGGQTSPDGTFQFGIQEGYYIHNGEIGEPIRNMGISGYTIETLGKIKGVSKEFDVWPGFCGKGGQSVPVGTGGPYISVKVKVGGYV; this is encoded by the coding sequence ATGATAGAAGTTTTAAAAAAAGCTGAAAACCTTGGGGCAATATTTGCAGATGTTAGGCATTACAGATATGATGAATTATCTCTCAACGTGACAGAAAGCAGAAAATATGTTATAACAAACGGAGTTGATGAGGGGTACTCATTAAGAGTACTTAACAACGGAAATTGGGGATACTCGAATTCTACAAAGCTCGGGGAAGAAGAAGTAAGAAATGCAATAGACTCTGCTTACGGCGATGAGAAGGTAAACATCACTTTCTTACCGCCAAAGAAGGATAAAGTTATAATAAGACAGCAAAAGCCCCCCTCAAAGAGTTTAGAAGAAATAATGGACGACTTAGATAAAATTAAAGGGGAACTTCTTAAGGATGAGAGAGTAAAGTCAGTAAACATTAGATACTTTCAGGAAGGTGTAAAGAAAGATTATGCAAGTACTGAAGGAAGAGAAATTTATCAAGAATACGTGTTAAACGGCATCTCAATTTCTGCAGTTGCTAGAGAGGGTGACGTTATTGCTTCTTCCTTTTATTCTGCATATACTTATAAAGGATATCCTTTAGAGGTTTTCGATACAAATCAAATGATAGATACCTTGAGAAAGAGGCTAAATAACCAGCTTAAAGGTAAAACTCCTAAGGCAGGAGAGTTTGACGTAGTTCTAGGTCCGGATGTTGTAGGAGTCTTCTCTCACGAGGCTTTAGGACACTTGGCTGAGGCAGATTTAGCAGTAAACGGAATACTGAGTCAATTGAGGGGGAAGAAGATAGCCCCAGATTACGTTTCAGTTCATGATGCCCCCAAAATGGATTATAACATGGCAATAGGAATTACACCTTATGATGATGAGGGAGTTGAAGGAAGAGAAGTAAAAATTGTGGAGAATGGAATGGTGTCGGAGTTTCTGGTTGACAGATATTATTCAACTTTCCTAGGAGAAAGACCCACAGGCAATGCAAGGGCAGAGGACTTCAGAAGTCCCATATTAATAAGAATGAGGAATACTTTCATGTTGCCAGGAGATAAGAAAGTTGAGGAATTAATTAGTGAAATAAAGGAAGGATATTTCATTGTGTCTCCTCTGGGAGGGCAGACTAGTCCAGATGGAACTTTTCAGTTCGGAATACAAGAAGGCTATTATATACACAACGGCGAGATAGGAGAACCAATAAGAAACATGGGAATTTCGGGTTATACAATAGAAACTCTAGGTAAAATAAAAGGAGTTTCAAAAGAATTTGATGTATGGCCTGGCTTTTGCGGTAAAGGGGGGCAAAGCGTCCCAGTTGGGACAGGAGGTCCTTATATAAGTGTTAAGGTTAAGGTGGGAGGATATGTTTGA
- a CDS encoding universal stress protein — protein MKVVLAYDGSDYSKKAVFFALRFIKKEDEIHIVTVVKEAPKSPEQVIIDSEDKAKKSIDEIKSELEGYNVKEKILESNDVTDSLVSYCKEIGCDLIVTGSRGLTGLKRVILGSVSSALVSKSPYPVLVVK, from the coding sequence ATGAAAGTAGTTTTAGCCTATGATGGTTCGGATTACTCAAAGAAAGCAGTATTTTTTGCTTTAAGATTTATCAAGAAGGAGGACGAAATACATATAGTTACCGTAGTAAAAGAAGCTCCAAAAAGTCCCGAACAAGTTATAATAGACAGTGAGGATAAAGCCAAAAAATCAATAGATGAAATAAAAAGTGAATTAGAAGGATACAATGTTAAGGAAAAAATACTTGAAAGTAATGATGTAACCGATAGTTTAGTAAGCTATTGTAAGGAAATAGGGTGCGATCTAATAGTAACTGGAAGTAGAGGTCTAACGGGATTAAAAAGGGTTATTTTAGGTAGTGTGTCTTCCGCGTTAGTTAGTAAATCTCCTTATCCAGTTTTAGTTGTTAAGTAG
- a CDS encoding APC family permease, whose translation MRLSKGSVSLKEAYGQAMAVTAPLGSVVSTSTAAILYAGYSVVFTTLLALLGSALWIFTLTRYTSKLASAGGYYTYGYSAWRSKKISFFEALIEALAYTFLNAVNAITVYLIISITLGIFGVSLTPLEEGAIIFLAILYPTVISFTHIKFVLGKVVSISATAEALLLIAMFAFSLTKGFHFNYMTPGNVPVHDLATAFVLSMVSISGAGAATYLGEEAKHPTKTITLGMWLSLLIGGTAMFLGTYALVALWNGSLSSLSCSPQPLIYEMYSFGLLPLLIALIMSINSLFASNIGTTLGAARIIFNLSREKSAPSAFSKVNSSKEPVIATIFIGSVTGIVTALSVVFLGINIAFADISAISGILWLSGRIIDGFGVPILYYRIGQLGIFSAVLPLMATGLNVWGVSESISVPDMASIVILTSIVAVLLGWYLIKGRKGNPGSLVVDDNNQVITIDEYIKKLKEKSITT comes from the coding sequence ATGAGGCTCAGCAAGGGGTCAGTCTCACTAAAGGAAGCTTACGGTCAAGCTATGGCAGTAACTGCGCCTTTAGGTAGCGTAGTTTCTACCTCAACTGCCGCAATACTTTATGCAGGCTATTCAGTAGTATTTACTACATTGTTAGCCTTACTTGGCAGTGCTCTTTGGATTTTTACGCTTACAAGGTATACTTCAAAATTAGCCTCCGCAGGAGGATATTATACTTATGGTTATAGTGCTTGGAGGAGCAAGAAAATCTCATTCTTTGAAGCTCTTATAGAGGCTTTAGCTTATACATTCCTTAATGCAGTAAATGCTATTACTGTATATCTTATAATATCAATAACTTTAGGAATATTCGGAGTTTCTTTAACACCACTAGAGGAAGGAGCTATAATATTTCTTGCTATACTTTATCCTACAGTAATATCCTTTACTCATATAAAATTTGTTTTAGGTAAGGTAGTTTCGATAAGTGCGACTGCAGAAGCTTTACTGTTAATAGCAATGTTTGCTTTTTCACTAACTAAAGGTTTTCATTTTAATTACATGACGCCCGGTAACGTTCCAGTTCACGATCTTGCAACTGCATTTGTACTATCAATGGTGAGCATATCGGGTGCTGGAGCCGCGACATATTTGGGAGAAGAAGCAAAGCATCCTACAAAAACTATAACACTAGGAATGTGGTTATCACTTTTAATAGGCGGAACTGCAATGTTCTTAGGGACTTATGCTTTGGTTGCATTATGGAATGGCTCTCTTTCATCTTTATCTTGCTCTCCTCAGCCTTTAATTTATGAAATGTACTCCTTTGGCTTGTTACCGCTTTTAATAGCACTAATTATGTCAATAAACAGTTTATTTGCTTCGAACATAGGAACTACTTTGGGCGCTGCAAGGATAATATTTAATCTATCTAGAGAAAAATCTGCTCCATCGGCTTTTTCTAAAGTAAACAGCAGTAAAGAGCCTGTAATCGCTACAATATTTATAGGGAGTGTCACAGGAATAGTGACTGCATTATCTGTAGTATTTTTAGGAATAAATATTGCTTTTGCAGATATAAGTGCAATATCTGGAATATTATGGTTATCAGGTAGAATAATAGACGGCTTTGGCGTTCCTATTTTATATTACAGAATTGGCCAGCTTGGAATATTTAGTGCAGTACTGCCGTTAATGGCTACGGGTCTTAATGTCTGGGGAGTATCAGAAAGCATATCAGTGCCCGATATGGCTTCAATTGTAATATTAACTTCAATAGTTGCAGTATTATTGGGCTGGTATTTAATTAAAGGGAGGAAAGGCAATCCAGGCAGTCTTGTAGTCGATGATAATAACCAAGTAATAACTATAGACGAATATATAAAGAAATTGAAAGAAAAAAGTATTACTACTTAA
- a CDS encoding cytochrome C oxidase assembly protein, translated as MLKEISLLASIFAGITIVLGGIVEGYGYGLSLGTNWPYTRDILQTAAKKDPEAIHRISASIVGLISLAFLILRFSVVSLVGFLGVVATALLGMATLYVLAGKLPSFFQGLHDIAAYSVFATYFVIFLKGFDVNILHFFIYAVLPPHFLYFVIFMGGVVTGMRKMKFQIGDVRKPKNWLQGAWLIHAVLAAIFVIALVIEALWIPLLLTIAEVTVGLLVYVGSNKNPVKPGISVGLHQLFSLLIVASLIYYTL; from the coding sequence ATGCTTAAGGAAATTAGTTTACTTGCATCAATTTTTGCAGGTATAACAATAGTTTTAGGAGGAATAGTAGAAGGTTATGGATACGGATTATCCTTAGGAACAAATTGGCCGTATACTAGAGATATATTGCAAACCGCAGCAAAGAAGGATCCAGAAGCAATTCATAGAATTAGCGCGAGTATTGTAGGATTAATTTCTTTAGCATTTTTAATATTGAGATTTTCGGTAGTTAGTCTTGTCGGATTTTTAGGAGTAGTAGCCACTGCATTGCTTGGAATGGCAACGCTTTACGTTCTTGCAGGAAAATTACCTTCATTTTTCCAAGGGCTTCACGATATAGCCGCTTATAGCGTATTTGCGACATATTTTGTAATCTTCCTTAAAGGATTTGACGTTAATATTCTTCACTTTTTCATTTACGCTGTGCTTCCTCCACACTTTCTTTATTTCGTCATATTCATGGGCGGAGTAGTTACTGGAATGAGGAAAATGAAATTCCAAATAGGAGATGTTAGGAAGCCGAAGAATTGGTTACAAGGAGCTTGGTTAATACATGCCGTACTTGCAGCGATTTTCGTGATAGCTCTAGTCATAGAAGCTTTATGGATACCTCTGCTGCTTACAATAGCTGAAGTAACTGTAGGATTGTTAGTATACGTAGGCTCAAATAAAAACCCGGTAAAACCAGGAATTTCTGTAGGGCTTCATCAATTGTTCTCTTTACTTATAGTAGCATCACTGATATATTACACATTGTAA
- a CDS encoding MazG nucleotide pyrophosphohydrolase domain-containing protein codes for MEIKEAQEKLKEMFLQKDKDRGLFATFTWFTEEVGELATALLSGEKDNIEEELADVIAWAISIANMENIDVEEALRKKYNL; via the coding sequence TTGGAAATTAAGGAAGCTCAGGAAAAATTGAAGGAAATGTTTCTACAAAAGGATAAAGACAGAGGACTTTTTGCAACATTTACTTGGTTTACTGAGGAAGTAGGAGAATTAGCAACTGCTTTACTTTCTGGAGAAAAGGACAATATAGAGGAAGAGTTAGCAGATGTTATAGCTTGGGCTATTTCAATAGCTAATATGGAAAATATTGATGTAGAAGAAGCTTTAAGGAAAAAGTATAACTTATAA
- the cyoE gene encoding heme o synthase: protein MATSPSVKLIYYAKLSKPRIIWLLDLAAIAGAALTARFLIIPLISVLIGGTLASGGAMIINEGVEIDKDKVMKRTSKRPTVMGYVSKKEAILVGSIMLAIGSAIGLIANPLTAFFILLGGLIYVFVYTIWLKPRTPLNIVIGGFAGSAAAWAGYAAMTDSFTISSILLGLLIFMWTPGHFWSLALKFKEDYSKAGIPMLPVLLPEKDSAKYIAISNALMAPFALSLYLYVGIPYLIVTSIMTALLLYNSIILFRHPTAEEAWRSFKISAPYLAVILITIIILKII, encoded by the coding sequence ATGGCAACTTCACCTAGCGTAAAACTAATTTATTACGCAAAACTTAGTAAACCTAGAATTATCTGGTTATTAGATCTTGCAGCGATTGCAGGAGCTGCACTAACTGCAAGGTTCCTCATAATTCCGTTAATTTCCGTGCTTATAGGCGGAACTTTAGCTTCTGGAGGAGCAATGATAATAAATGAAGGGGTAGAAATTGATAAGGATAAAGTTATGAAAAGGACTTCTAAGAGACCTACAGTTATGGGGTATGTAAGCAAAAAAGAGGCTATACTTGTTGGTTCCATAATGTTAGCTATAGGCTCGGCTATAGGATTAATAGCAAATCCTTTAACAGCGTTTTTCATACTTCTTGGAGGATTAATTTATGTTTTTGTTTACACAATTTGGCTTAAGCCAAGGACTCCATTAAACATAGTAATTGGTGGGTTTGCAGGAAGTGCAGCGGCTTGGGCAGGTTATGCCGCAATGACCGACTCTTTCACTATTTCTTCAATACTGTTAGGTTTGTTAATATTCATGTGGACTCCGGGGCATTTCTGGTCTTTAGCCTTGAAATTCAAGGAGGATTACTCTAAAGCTGGAATTCCCATGTTACCTGTACTTTTACCAGAGAAAGATTCCGCAAAATATATTGCGATTTCCAATGCTTTAATGGCTCCATTTGCGCTATCGCTTTACCTTTATGTAGGGATTCCTTATTTAATAGTAACATCTATAATGACTGCGCTATTGCTTTATAATTCAATAATACTATTCAGACATCCAACTGCAGAAGAAGCTTGGAGATCTTTTAAAATATCAGCTCCTTATCTAGCTGTGATACTAATAACTATAATAATTTTAAAAATAATTTAA
- a CDS encoding homoserine dehydrogenase, which yields MKVMLVGYGNVGKAFRKLIHEKRVREAEDVKIVGIVTTRGLMLKDQEEFTVDKKVDVLQALDEVQPDVVIDMASANYKTGEPSLSLYLTALKRGIHVITTNKAPLALKYKEVLSTAVSHSSKIFFQATVMSGTPSINLYRILPGMKVKTIRGILNGTTNYILTRMSQGLSFAEALREAQELGYAERDPTLDINGFDAAGKITILSNVYFSRSISINDVKFEGIKDVDIKGAMERGNKIKLIAYADEKETYVKPMEVSKEDFLYNVDGVNNALEIESDIQKINIVGPGAGPLNAAYGAFSDLILLLRGENLPGL from the coding sequence TTGAAAGTAATGCTCGTAGGATACGGAAATGTAGGAAAAGCCTTTAGAAAGTTAATTCATGAAAAGAGAGTTAGGGAAGCAGAAGACGTAAAGATAGTAGGAATAGTTACTACAAGAGGACTAATGTTAAAAGACCAGGAAGAGTTTACTGTAGATAAGAAAGTAGACGTTTTACAAGCGTTAGATGAAGTTCAACCAGACGTAGTTATAGACATGGCTTCTGCTAACTATAAAACTGGAGAACCATCACTTTCCTTGTATTTAACTGCATTAAAGAGAGGGATTCATGTTATTACTACAAATAAGGCTCCTCTGGCTTTAAAATATAAAGAGGTATTGAGTACTGCTGTTTCTCATAGTTCTAAAATATTTTTCCAAGCCACTGTAATGAGCGGGACTCCTTCAATAAACCTCTATAGGATTTTGCCTGGAATGAAAGTGAAGACAATAAGGGGAATATTAAACGGAACAACTAATTACATCCTGACCAGGATGAGTCAAGGTCTTTCATTTGCTGAAGCATTAAGGGAGGCTCAAGAATTAGGTTACGCTGAAAGGGATCCAACTTTAGATATAAATGGTTTTGATGCAGCTGGGAAGATAACCATCTTATCTAACGTTTATTTCTCTAGGAGTATTTCAATTAACGATGTAAAATTCGAAGGAATTAAAGACGTGGATATTAAAGGAGCTATGGAAAGAGGTAATAAAATAAAGCTGATAGCTTACGCTGATGAAAAAGAAACGTACGTAAAACCTATGGAGGTTAGTAAAGAAGACTTCCTTTACAACGTCGATGGAGTTAATAATGCTTTAGAAATAGAAAGCGATATTCAGAAAATTAATATTGTAGGTCCTGGGGCAGGTCCTTTAAATGCTGCATATGGTGCATTTTCAGACTTGATTTTATTATTGAGAGGAGAGAATTTACCAGGATTGTAA
- a CDS encoding CopG family ribbon-helix-helix protein, which produces MNVEKISVSIPKDVMEQLDEFMKNSSSLDRSKIFQIAIKNFLDENSPEDIEVVGILNIVYNDEVTDEITKLQHEKLSSIISTLHIHLNEKECMEAIAVKGKKSDLVKLVSSLSQIKGVKKAKLLTYEVEEK; this is translated from the coding sequence ATGAATGTAGAAAAGATTAGTGTTTCGATTCCTAAAGATGTAATGGAACAACTTGATGAATTCATGAAGAACTCTTCCTCTCTTGATAGATCTAAGATCTTTCAAATTGCGATTAAAAACTTCTTAGATGAGAATTCTCCAGAAGACATAGAAGTTGTCGGAATACTAAACATAGTGTATAACGATGAAGTTACAGACGAGATTACTAAATTGCAACATGAGAAACTTTCTTCCATAATTTCAACTCTTCACATTCATTTGAATGAAAAAGAGTGTATGGAAGCTATAGCAGTAAAAGGCAAAAAGTCAGACTTAGTAAAACTTGTCTCCTCATTATCCCAAATTAAAGGAGTTAAAAAGGCTAAATTATTAACATATGAAGTGGAGGAGAAATGA